A DNA window from Eretmochelys imbricata isolate rEreImb1 chromosome 3, rEreImb1.hap1, whole genome shotgun sequence contains the following coding sequences:
- the BANF2 gene encoding barrier-to-autointegration factor-like protein: MPLLEGHKIMATGTQKFKAFVSEPMGDKDVTAVDGINDELGLKLATKGFDKAYILLGQFLLLKKDHAVFQRWLKGAYGASPSQAQRCASCLTDWCYAFL, translated from the exons atGCCTTTACTAGAGGGTCACAAG ATCATGGCGACCGGAACCCAGAAGTTCAAAGCGTTTGTGTCTGAGCCGATGGGCGATAAGGACGTTACAGCAGTGGATGGCATTAATGACGAGCTTGGACTAAAATTAGCTACAAAGGGTTTTGACAAG GCATACATCCTTCTGGGCCAATTCCTCCTCTTAAAAAAGGACCATGCGGTTTTCCAAAGGTGGCTGAAAGGGGCATATGGAGCCAGTCCGAGCCAGGCTCAGCGGTGCGCCTCCTGTCTGACAGACTGGTGCTACGCTTTCCTCTAG